In the genome of Polaribacter atrinae, one region contains:
- a CDS encoding alpha-ketoacid dehydrogenase subunit alpha/beta, producing the protein MLQETPIDNKQKLSFQDFKTEVLNDYRIAKISRECSLLGRREVLTGKAKFGIFGDGKEVPQLAMAKAFKLGDFRSGYYRDQTFMMAIGELTPQQFFAGLYAHTDIKAEPMSAGRQMGGHFTTHSLNEDGSWKNLTKQYNSSADISPTAGQMPRLLGLAQASKIYRTEKSVQHKSKFSTNGNEVAWGTIGNASTSEGLFFETINAAGVLQVPMLMSVWDDEYGISVHAKHQTTKESISEILKGFQRESDKDGYEIFVVNGWDYVQLVDIYNKAAKIAREEHVPILIHVKELTQPQGHSTSGSHERYKDKKRLNWEKEHDCITKMRNWILDFELETETGEILRFVDSEEDIIIIEKEAKKEVLSAKRNAWNSFINDIKAEVNTACQLLDKVAEKSKNSNFINKHKKDLISIVEPSRKDVLSTTRKTLRYLSDENFAEKILLQNFIKNSLKSASEKFSSYLYSESSLSALNVSEKKPVYSDSKTLVDARIIMRDNFDALLKKHPEVIIFGEDAGFIGDVNQGLEGLQEKYGEIRVADTGIREATIIGQGIGLAMRGLRPIAEIQYLDYLLYALQIMSDDLATLHYRTFGKQKAPLIIRTRGHRLEGIWHAGSPMGGIINNVRGIHVLVPRNMTKAAGFYNALLEGDEPALVIECLNGYRLKEELPVNLGEYKTQIGLVEVVKEGTDLTVVSYGSTLRIVEEVAKELQQADINIEIIDAQSLLPFDLNNDCVKSLKKTNKLLIIDEDLPGGASAYLLQEIVENQSGYMFLDSKPATLTAKEHRTAYGTDGDYFSKPSAEDIYEKIYEIMNESNPTKFKSLY; encoded by the coding sequence ATGTTGCAAGAAACACCTATAGATAATAAACAAAAACTATCTTTTCAAGACTTTAAAACAGAAGTTTTAAATGATTATAGAATAGCTAAAATTAGTAGAGAGTGTAGTTTATTAGGCCGTAGAGAAGTTTTAACAGGTAAAGCTAAATTCGGGATTTTTGGTGACGGAAAAGAAGTGCCTCAACTAGCCATGGCAAAAGCTTTTAAGTTAGGCGATTTTAGATCTGGTTACTATAGAGACCAGACCTTTATGATGGCTATTGGCGAGTTAACTCCACAACAATTCTTTGCAGGTTTATATGCACACACAGATATAAAAGCAGAACCTATGTCTGCCGGTAGGCAAATGGGTGGTCATTTTACAACACATAGTTTAAATGAAGATGGTAGTTGGAAAAACTTAACTAAGCAATATAATTCTAGTGCAGATATTTCACCTACTGCTGGTCAAATGCCACGTTTACTAGGTTTAGCACAAGCCTCTAAAATATATAGGACAGAAAAAAGCGTACAACATAAATCTAAGTTTTCTACAAACGGAAATGAAGTTGCTTGGGGTACCATAGGAAATGCAAGTACAAGTGAAGGTTTATTTTTTGAAACCATAAATGCAGCAGGTGTTTTACAAGTACCTATGTTAATGAGTGTTTGGGATGATGAGTACGGAATTTCTGTTCATGCAAAACATCAAACTACAAAAGAAAGCATTTCTGAAATTTTAAAAGGATTTCAAAGAGAGAGTGACAAAGATGGATACGAAATTTTTGTTGTAAATGGTTGGGACTATGTTCAGCTTGTTGATATTTATAATAAGGCAGCTAAAATTGCCAGAGAAGAACACGTACCTATTTTAATTCATGTAAAAGAATTAACGCAACCACAAGGCCATTCTACTTCTGGTTCTCACGAAAGATATAAAGATAAAAAAAGACTTAACTGGGAAAAAGAACACGATTGCATTACAAAAATGCGAAACTGGATTTTAGACTTTGAGTTAGAAACAGAAACTGGAGAAATTTTACGCTTTGTAGATTCTGAAGAAGATATTATTATCATAGAAAAGGAAGCAAAAAAAGAAGTTTTAAGCGCAAAAAGAAATGCTTGGAATTCATTTATAAATGATATAAAAGCTGAAGTAAATACTGCTTGCCAATTGTTAGACAAAGTTGCTGAGAAAAGTAAAAACAGTAACTTTATCAACAAACATAAAAAAGATTTAATTTCTATTGTAGAACCAAGTAGAAAAGATGTTTTATCTACTACTAGAAAAACACTACGATATTTAAGTGATGAAAATTTTGCAGAAAAAATATTACTACAAAATTTCATAAAAAATTCTTTAAAAAGTGCCTCAGAAAAATTTTCGTCATACTTGTATAGCGAATCTAGCCTTAGTGCATTAAATGTTTCTGAAAAGAAACCCGTGTACTCCGATAGTAAAACATTGGTAGATGCAAGAATAATCATGAGAGATAATTTTGATGCTCTTCTTAAAAAACATCCAGAAGTAATTATTTTTGGTGAGGATGCTGGTTTTATTGGTGATGTAAACCAAGGATTAGAAGGTCTTCAAGAAAAATACGGAGAGATAAGAGTTGCAGATACGGGAATTAGAGAAGCTACCATTATTGGTCAAGGTATTGGTTTAGCAATGCGTGGTTTACGCCCTATTGCAGAAATACAGTACCTAGATTACTTACTGTATGCATTACAGATAATGAGTGACGATTTAGCTACTCTACATTACAGAACTTTCGGAAAACAAAAAGCACCTTTAATTATAAGAACTCGTGGCCACAGACTAGAAGGTATCTGGCATGCAGGCTCTCCAATGGGAGGAATTATAAATAATGTTAGAGGAATTCATGTTTTAGTACCTAGAAACATGACAAAAGCAGCCGGTTTTTACAACGCACTTTTAGAAGGAGATGAACCTGCATTAGTAATAGAATGTTTAAATGGTTATCGACTAAAAGAAGAATTACCTGTAAATTTAGGTGAGTACAAAACACAAATAGGTCTCGTAGAAGTTGTTAAAGAAGGTACAGATTTAACAGTAGTTTCTTACGGGTCTACCTTAAGAATTGTAGAAGAAGTAGCAAAAGAATTACAACAAGCAGATATTAATATAGAAATTATAGATGCACAAAGTTTACTACCTTTTGACTTGAATAACGATTGTGTAAAAAGTTTAAAAAAAACCAACAAACTTTTAATAATTGACGAAGATTTACCTGGTGGAGCCTCTGCTTATCTATTACAAGAAATTGTAGAAAACCAAAGTGGGTATATGTTTTTAGATAGCAAGCCTGCAACTTTAACAGCTAAAGAACACAGAACCGCTTACGGTACAGATGGAGATTATTTTTCTAAACCATCTGCGGAAGATATTTATGAGAAAATTTATGAGATTATGAACGAATCTAATCCTACTAAATTTAAGAGTCTATATTAA